The Mycolicibacterium flavescens genome has a segment encoding these proteins:
- the rsmI gene encoding uroporphyrin-III C/tetrapyrrole methyltransferase — protein sequence MSPGRLLIGATPLGQPSDASARLVGALGSADVIAAEDTRRVRTLAQSLEVRLTAKVVSLYDQNEASRIAGLLDGIRAGASVLMVSDAGMPLISDPGYRLVTACIEAGLPVTCLPGPSAVTTALAVSGLPAERFCFEGFAPRKQTARKTWLTTLATEQRTCVFFESPRRLAGTLADAVEVLGPDRRAVVCRELTKTHEEILRGRLDELAEWAADGVLGEITVVLAGAVPKADLETLVAAVHKLVDDGARVKDACADVVAANPGSPSRRELYDAVLRSRT from the coding sequence ATGAGCCCCGGACGACTGCTCATCGGCGCCACGCCCCTGGGTCAGCCCTCCGACGCCTCGGCGCGGTTGGTCGGCGCGCTGGGCAGCGCCGACGTCATCGCCGCCGAGGACACCCGCCGGGTCCGCACGCTGGCCCAGTCGCTGGAGGTGAGGCTGACCGCGAAGGTGGTCAGCCTCTACGACCAGAACGAGGCGTCGCGGATCGCGGGCCTGCTCGACGGGATTCGGGCAGGCGCGTCGGTGCTGATGGTCAGCGACGCCGGGATGCCGCTGATCAGCGACCCCGGCTATCGCCTGGTGACGGCATGCATCGAGGCAGGACTCCCGGTCACCTGCCTGCCGGGCCCGTCGGCGGTGACGACGGCGCTGGCGGTCTCCGGGCTACCGGCCGAGAGGTTCTGCTTCGAGGGGTTTGCGCCCCGCAAGCAGACCGCCCGCAAGACGTGGCTGACGACGTTGGCGACCGAGCAGCGCACCTGTGTGTTCTTCGAGTCGCCCCGCCGGCTGGCCGGCACGCTCGCCGACGCTGTCGAGGTGCTCGGGCCGGACCGCCGCGCCGTAGTGTGCCGGGAGCTGACCAAGACGCACGAGGAGATCCTCCGGGGCCGGCTGGACGAGCTCGCCGAATGGGCCGCCGACGGCGTGCTCGGCGAGATCACCGTCGTGCTGGCCGGCGCCGTCCCGAAAGCGGACCTCGAGACCCTGGTGGCCGCGGTCCACAAGCTGGTCGACGACGGCGCGCGGGTCAAGGACGCCTGCGCCGACGTGGTCGCGGCGAATCCGGGCTCGCCGTCACGGCGTGAGCTCTACGACGCGGTGCTGCGGTCGCGCACGTGA
- the pabB gene encoding aminodeoxychorismate synthase, component I yields MRIDLLGDLGSAPAVLRAVGYAAADRGLAPPAAVIGEWFGSGAVIAPTVDVAPVDASRAFDVPCGSGDGEAVGGGWFGFLSYPDAAADGLGPRIPEAAGGWSDCVLRQDGDGRWWFESLSDATLPGWLADALRVPVEPRPSHVEWGEADREAHRRGMLDCLDAIAAGEVYQACVCTQFRGRLEGSPLDFFADAVHRTSPARAAYLAGSWGAVASLSPELFLRRRGEHIASSPIKGTLPRSADPDALRGSVKDVAENIMIVDLVRNDLGRVADVGTVNVPELLVVQPAPGVWHLVSTVSARVPVDVPMSTVLDATFPPASVTGTPKTRARQLLEQWEPVRRGIYCGTVGLASPVAGCELNVAIRTVEFDASGNAVLGVGGGITADSDPDREWEECLHKAAPIIASRARPQHRVVELTP; encoded by the coding sequence GTGCGCATCGACCTGCTCGGCGACCTCGGCAGCGCCCCAGCGGTTCTGCGCGCCGTCGGATACGCCGCCGCCGATCGCGGGCTGGCGCCGCCTGCCGCCGTGATCGGCGAGTGGTTCGGCTCGGGCGCGGTCATCGCGCCGACGGTCGATGTCGCGCCGGTCGACGCGTCGCGTGCCTTCGACGTTCCCTGCGGGTCGGGTGATGGCGAGGCGGTCGGGGGCGGCTGGTTCGGTTTTCTGTCGTATCCGGATGCGGCGGCCGACGGTCTCGGTCCGCGGATTCCCGAGGCTGCGGGCGGCTGGTCGGACTGCGTGCTGCGCCAGGACGGTGACGGGCGTTGGTGGTTCGAAAGCCTCTCCGACGCAACGCTTCCCGGGTGGTTGGCTGACGCGCTGCGGGTGCCGGTCGAGCCACGGCCGTCGCACGTCGAGTGGGGTGAAGCCGATCGCGAGGCGCACCGCCGGGGGATGCTGGACTGCCTCGATGCGATCGCCGCCGGGGAGGTCTACCAGGCGTGCGTGTGCACGCAGTTCCGCGGCCGACTCGAGGGCTCACCACTCGACTTCTTCGCCGACGCCGTGCACCGCACGTCGCCCGCGCGTGCTGCGTACCTGGCGGGGAGCTGGGGGGCGGTGGCGTCGTTGTCGCCGGAACTGTTCCTGCGCAGGCGCGGTGAGCACATCGCGTCGAGCCCGATCAAGGGCACGCTGCCGCGTTCGGCCGATCCGGACGCGCTGCGCGGCTCGGTCAAGGATGTCGCCGAGAACATCATGATCGTCGACCTCGTGCGCAACGACCTGGGCCGCGTCGCCGATGTCGGCACCGTCAACGTGCCCGAACTGCTGGTCGTGCAGCCGGCGCCCGGGGTGTGGCATCTGGTGTCGACAGTGTCCGCGCGCGTGCCCGTCGACGTGCCGATGTCGACGGTGCTCGACGCGACGTTCCCACCGGCGTCGGTGACGGGGACACCCAAGACGCGGGCACGCCAGCTGCTCGAGCAGTGGGAGCCGGTCAGGCGGGGAATCTATTGCGGCACAGTCGGGCTGGCGTCTCCTGTGGCGGGGTGCGAACTCAACGTGGCGATCCGGACGGTGGAGTTCGACGCGTCGGGGAATGCGGTGCTCGGTGTCGGCGGCGGTATCACCGCGGACTCGGATCCGGACCGCGAGTGGGAGGAGTGCCTGCACAAGGCGGCACCGATCATTGCCTCACGTGCGCGACCGCAGCACCGCGTCGTAGAGCTCACGCCGTGA